A genomic window from Diospyros lotus cultivar Yz01 chromosome 2, ASM1463336v1, whole genome shotgun sequence includes:
- the LOC127795013 gene encoding uncharacterized protein LOC127795013 — protein MALRSKRESTTTKSNDPIWEYCSRINGNRMNLKCNYCGLERWGGINRMKHHFAGDHDNVAPCTQCLDNVRELCIQILGELERPKVNEKECFQEEEKEVQMVGGKRKTSMDAFVTKGKGKEKQQPLNAMVKKREPVVHSICRFLYGHALPFVLVKSPLFASMMEAVGEYGKGLKLPSYHEARVTFLKKEVDNVNAMLEKDKKEWKRIGCTLMSDGWTDRKSRSLTNFLVNSPSGTVFLKSVDTSNVIKDAQKLFKLLDSLVEEIGEENVVQVVTDSASAYVAASDLLMEKRKKLFWSPCATHCIDLILHDICGLPIFTDTIKKAKEVCVYIYKHAWVLSMFRKFSKKRELKRPGVTRFATSFLTLRSFEENKIPLGAMFASEEWAKSHYASKVDAIKVGAILVSDDKFWKSVKYCLKCVNPLVKVLRLVNRDVKPAMGYIYEAMDRAKEQIAQNFNHQKIKYERIWNIIDTKWDLQLHRPLHAAGYFLNPK, from the coding sequence ATGGCGTTAAGATCAAAAAGGGAATCTACAACAACAAAGAGTAATGATCCTATTTGGGAATATTGCTCTCGGATTAATGGAAATAGAATGAACTTAAAGTGCAATTATTGTGGACTTGAAAGATGGGGAGGGATAAATCGAATGAAACACCATTTTGCGGGTGATCATGATAATGTGGCTCCTTGTACACAATGTCTGGATAATGTGAGAGAACTTTGTATTCAGATCTTAGGAGAATTAGAAAGACCAAAAGTGAATGAAAAAGAATGTttccaagaagaagagaaagaagttcAAATGgtaggaggaaaaagaaaaactagtaTGGATGCCTTTGTCACTAAAGgtaaagggaaagaaaaacagCAACCTTTAAATGCAATGGTTAAGAAAAGGGAGCCCGTTGTTCATAGCATTTGTAGATTTTTGTATGGACATGCATTGCCTTTTGTTTTGGTCAAAAGTCCCCTTTTTGCTTCAATGATGGAAGCCGTTGGTGAATATGGCAAGGGTTTAAAACTTCCTAGTTATCATGAGGCTAGAGTTACATTTTTGAAGAAGGAAGTTGACAATGTAAACGCAATGCTAGAGAAGGATAAAAAGGAGTGGAAAAGGATCGGTTGTACTTTGATGTCTGATGGGTGGACGGATAGGAAAAGTAGGTCTCTTACAAACTTTTTGGTGAATAGTCCAAGTGGAACAGTTTTTCTTAAATCTGTTGACACCTCAAATGTTATAAAAGATGCACAAAAGTTATTTAAGTTGCTTGATTCATTGGTGGAGGAAATTGGGGAGGAAAATGTTGTTCAAGTGGTGACTGATAGTGCTTCGGCCTACGTAGCTGCGAGTGACTTGTtgatggagaaaagaaaaaaattattttggtctCCTTGTGCAACACATTGCATTGATTTGATCTTGCATGATATATGTGGGTTGCCTATTTTCACAGATACAATAAAGAAGGCTAAAGaagtttgtgtatatatttataaacatgCTTGGGTCCTTAGCATGTTTAGGAAGTTCTCTAAGAAGAGAGAGTTGAAGAGGCCGGGAGTTACAAGGTTTGCCACATCATTTCTTACATTGAGGAGCTTTGAGGAAAACAAGATTCCTCTTGGGGCTATGTTTGCATCAGAAGAGTGGGCTAAAAGTCATTATGCTTCTAAGGTGGATGCAATTAAAGTGGGAGCAATCTTGGTATCCGATGACAAGTTTTGGAAATCGGTCAAGTATTGCTTGAAGTGTGTAAATCCACTTGTTAAAGTTTTAAGGCTTGTTAATAGAGATGTGAAACCGGCaatgggatacatatatgaaGCAATGGATAGGGCAAAGGAGCAAATTGCACAAAATTTCAACCATCAAAAGATAAAGTATGAGCGCATTTGGAACATTATTGATACAAAATGGGATTTGCAACTTCATAGGCCACTTCATGCAGCTGGATATTTTCTTAATCCCAAGTGA